The Aspergillus oryzae RIB40 DNA, chromosome 5 genome segment GCTATGTCGCACAAATAGCAAGAGTTGATCCTTCAGCAGCTCTGCGGTTTGCCAGCCAGCATGTCCGTCGAAGACAGCCCAGGCCATCCACTGGGTGCCATCATTCAACGGGGATGGGAATATGCCATGGGTGAACCGGTCCTCACACAGGCTGTTGGACGCCAGTTGTGTGCCATCGTACCTGTTCACTCCCGTAACACTTCTGACTGGAAATGAATATGCATCCTGAGAGATGATACGCGTCACTTCCTCTTTCGAAGGACCGGGCTCGGCCACCAAGTGCCCGGTTGGCGGAGCCTCCAGACGAGGCACATCGTCGTCGCGCGTAGATGTCAACAACCAGAAGCCCGGTGCACTAACCGCGCCGGCAATGGCAAAGGACCTCCATGTCTTGTTGATAGCTGGAGCTGTGTCCTTCCTGGAGTGGAAGTTCCTAACCTGGGTCTGTGAGAGGGAAGTTCTGGTCACGCGACTAGCTAGACGCGTGCCACGCACGCGTACAGACAGCATAGTCGActgggggagggaaaggCTCAGGCAATAATCTCAGATCGCGTTGTACCATGAGCATATCCCTTGTTGAGGTTCTACGAGAATGCTTATATCGGTCAACCTCAAAGTAAGGGGTTGATCAGTAAGCAAATGCACAAAtgatgctttctttcattcattctctgctctttccatcttcataCATATCACACTAGTCTGTATGTAGCTAGTTCTTGATACTGCCACCGCCCAGTACagcggactaaatctagctaacagacaaaataaaaacttACTAAGTTTACCAAGCGTaataacgtaatccacgggcgagcggccatcccgggcgagcggccaccacaccagaactctacgcacctcctagaaatgaagctattcaaaacaccgaaaaatgtgcatttctataaaaaatttaaatagtctgacgattaggatactgagtaattttatgttctagtatattacagccagaacaccttggtggagcacgtatacgctggctttctaccggagcgcctatatctactgaggcagtagttataggctctatagtagaatttctgccttgtataagctcctgagcttcctgaactgaagcgcctgattctataggcagctgtctagtagagcgctttttctttttaagtattctttcatgcgcggcgcgtagttctctggcttcctgctttgtaatagtagctttatttaaagctcgttcatagcctttgaaaagctgctttatcacaatcttagtaggcgaatcagggctctttgtacgagctctaagcagcttcttcagtgtagtttcctgtttttgtagttgctttagattatgaggcgttttaggcactgaattagtagacctactactaggtctactacctggaggtgttgcttctagctgaatatttagctgagataatacacgcttaggattgaaaggaataagaccagtagctgagaaaccgctgcagatattactagtagtatatatctgagctctcgcctgaggaaaggcttcaagaaagtcaagtttattgatgtggttgaagtctaatctcatcttattctcaaccagctgtccgtacgcgcgttttagggggccaaagcagcctatatcaagcggctgaagtaggtgagatgagtgcgcaggtatacagagtggtataatattgttttgactgcatatatcgtcgaactgaggtgttaaatgactaccgtgaccatcgagtattaaaagccgatatcgaccaaccgtacggccagcagtaaaaggtataaatagctgctgcagccaacgtagacctatctcatcggtagtccagccatttgcactcgtttctatacgccagtctgatggtagacccatctcgtaccagccctcaatatggactttgcctttgaagataaggcaaggtggaagaggccccctagagctaatatacttaatagaagtgacccattcccggttccctggctgtagaagaaaaggtctatcagctaactcagctcgagtaactactttagtagtagatatcaagcccattgcaaagccagtttcatcaaagttgtagatatcgtccggttgaatgctatactgcattatagtgatttgtacgcgctcaaaccacttatgtaaaagcttaggatcctcgtatttagcgcgctgatagttatagcggcgagaaaattgagtttttaactcctcacggcgtttaataaaagtatatacccagttttcaccaacagtagtaggagtatcactaaaaccacgctttaaaagtaagatattggccatttctcgtacatgagcgggtcgaggaggtgctccacgctgatctagcgatagaatccagtgtaccagcgaattctcctcattttgagttaatttatggccattggcgcgcgtttcggctcgaaaagtatggccattcaggcgtctccgaagggtagtacgtggaatattatagatacgtgctgcttcagctatagtgcgaatttcttgttttttaatagctgaaattgctagtagaattctaccttcttgttcaatagaatcttttagctttctggctgcttttggtggcatagttggtggttgaaatatatagattcttcaagcgtggttgaaattggttgacgtggccgctcgcccgggatggccgctcgcccgtggattacgttataCTGGACCATCTTACTAATATACTAATATGATTACATTTATATAAAATCTATAGATTTTTATAAATTTACTTTTAAACTTaaaaaaatttaataaattaattaaaatatttttaaaaaatataaaaaataatattaaaaattctttattaataatagagaCATTAATAAAACGGTTAACGTCTTTCAAGTTTAACATCCTCACAGCTGAAGGCCTTAGATACTCACTGACTACATACACTGTTTATGGTTCGTCACCTGACGAACTACGAGAGGTATGCAGAGACATGGAAAAAGATCTTACTCATGCTGGACTTACGATTGATGAGAGAAGGACAGTCCGAGAAACGAAAGAGGTGTCATACTGTCTATCCACCGATGGATGCCGTCCCGACTAATGCGCTCCTAGGGCTTGGATTAAGTGCGCCTAACAATAACTTCCTTGCACTAGTCTTAGCGTTTGCCTACACTTCTTTATAACCTGGCTATCGTTCATTTACCATGTCTCTAACTAGATGGGTTCTAATTTGAGTCGGTGGATACGACCAGAAATTTCGGCTAGTACCTCAGATACCTGCCACCTTGCCTTACAGGCAATAGTCAAGAGAGTCCGGCAGGTTGTGGGCAATTCCTTGCGCAGCGATAGAGGCATAAATACCTCCACATTCTTCAATTTCCATGGCGTGCACGTTGGGGTCGCAATAGAGTATGGTTTCAGTATGAACCCTATGAGGGAGATAATATTGAAATGCCACCTATTGATGCTCTTGTTCTCTTATTTCCACCGAATGTAAGGATTGGTAGCAATTGTTGTGCAGTTCAACTACGGCGTTAGGTTCGGATAAACGGATGTAGCTCTGCAATTAACTAGGTCATGAGTCATGACTAAGTGCGCCAACACCAGGACCCACAGCCCGAAGGATCTAGTTATTAGCAGCTTGTCTCAGCACTATATGAACCTCCACTAACGTTTATCTGAAAGTTGGGGGCCATAAATGGGCGCCTTGTTGCATTATTCTGCACCATGTTGGCTGTGATGGGCATGGGCCCTGGCTAAAGAGGTGCAGGTTTTCGGCTCTGTTACAGGATACGAGGCAGAGTTCGGCCAATTGGTAGGAACGGAAGGGAATTAAGTGGAACAAAGGGTTAACTCCTATTGCAGACATCTATATCCCACCGCTTGACTTCTTTCACCTCAGTGTCCCCGATCAACTTTCCAAACACCTCATGCTGTTCCTGAAGtgcctcatcctcccagcGCTTTTCGCCTGCTCAAGCGCATTATTCTATGTTGCCTCCACCTCCCATATAGAGGTCGACTGTATCTCTCGCCACTGCTGTTCGGCAGCGCGATCCTCTCACTGCATACGAGCCCCTACCTAACATGGCTCACCGGTATGAACGTGCTGTGGGCGCTCTTCGCCTGCGTCTGGATCCAACATGCAGCAGCCGTCCGCTACTTTGACCAACTGAGAGTGCCCCAGACGGCATCTCCATGGCTCGCGATATACAAGATCTGGAACGATCCACAGCGTCGCATGAGCACTGGACTTCCACCACGATACAAGCGCTCCATTTCGTCCCCCAGTCGAATAAGTTTCACATTTCACCGACTCGCCAAGATCATCCTCTGCTGGGCCCTTCAGCTCTTTATTATCGGCCCCCTAGTTCCACTTTATTTCAATTTCACCGCGCAAGACTTCGCCCCCTCTCGCAaagtcttcctccgccgcctcctACCCCTCCACAACAACCATCATCTCATCACACTCCGCGAGATCCAAAtccgcctcttcctctccatctACTAGATCTAGACTGCCTACTTCATGCTCAACCTCTGCAACGCCCTCCTCTCCATTATCTTCAGTGTTATACTCCGCCTCGACACCCCCAATGAATGGCAACCCCTCTTCGGCAGCCCCCTTCAAGCATGCAGCATCCGCCGCTTCTGGACGAAGTTCTGGCACCGCCTCACAGTCTCCTGCTGCGCTTCCTCCGGAACACAGGTCACCCGCCGTCTCATCGGCATGACACCAGGATGCCGAAGCGAGAAGATCTTCGTCGCATTCTGGACGTTCTTGCTCTCCGGGCTGTGCCATGTGATTGCCGACTGGCAGGCAGGCGAGCCGTGTCATCCGCACGACgatctgctcttcttcgtggCCAACTTCATGGCCAGTGCCTTGGAGCTGCTTGTGGTGCGCAGGCTGGAGCGCGTGAAGGGATATCGTGCGGATCATGATAAGGATATTTGGTCGGTATTGTTGAAGACTACCAATAGGGTTGTGGGGTATGTTTGGGTTTTGggattctttttctggatCACTCCGAAGTGGCAGTATCCAAAACTGTATGCAGTTTTGACGCAAGTCCAGGGATACTAGGGTTGGTAGTAGTCAGTAGTCAGTAGCATTATTGATGAACGGGGTCGGTGATCAAGGAGTCGGGTCATGTCACCGATCTCTGCCATCAACGGGCGCTAttgataaaagaaaagaaaggaaagaagaagaagaatatattAAATCAAACCATCAATATTGTATAATTCTTCGCACACCAGAAAGATGAATATTCCAGTAAATGCTCCGCATCGGACACTAACAGCGTTGTCTTTGACTTGGCAGCCCCCCAAGGTGAATAAATTAGGGCTTCCGCACGCCATACCACCGCAGGCAGTCACCTAAGTGTCGCGTAATCTCCCTCACCACGGCATACGTGTCACATGATCGCAAATCTACTGGGAGAGATTACGCCCCATCATTCACCTGGACTGACCACTAGTCCATAACATAATAAATTCAAGGGAAGCCCAAGCCTGCTAAGGCTAGAAACAGTGTTTGCCGAGTAGTTCCTATCTGCTACCATCTCGCCACAACAACTCAATCACGGTAAGTCCTCATATTAACACTCAAGCCCAAGGATAACAAAACTCCACAAGGAAAATAATTCTTTAACTAATTCCATACTTTCAGTATAATTATTACCACCACTTTACTCTACACGCTGGCTGTTTCCGTGGCCAAACCAGGAAGGAGAACATTTACGGTTAATTCTGGGGAGAATACCATGCTAAACTGGCTCCGCAAACTCTTCGGCGCGGACAACGCTGCCCTAGACCCGAGGAGCCAGCAGCGTCGAAGTCGGAAGCGAAGCAAACAGATGCGTGCTCGTGAACAAGAACTGCGCAGACAGAACCAGAGGCAGGAGTTAAAAGGCGGGAAGCACAGAACGCCGTTCTTTTGGGGGTCGCCAGGTGTTACTACCCCTGTGCATCAGACCAGGATTTTTGAATAATTGCAGGCGTTTACtctggttttttttttttttccctcgtTATGTATTTGTTGTTGAAAGTAATAAGTGTACTAGAATGTTCGAAAGGGTATTGTTATCAGCCCCCGAGTCCAGCTTCACTGGAACGCACCACGACAACATCCAATCATTCTCGGCTGCTGTGGAAAAGGGCTGCTTGGTTTGTATATCTCTACGGAAATGTTTTATCAGGCAGTTTGGAAACCTAGAGACAACTGCGGGATTTCATATCACCTACAGAAGAAGTAAAACAAGAGGTCGTGTCAAAGTCAGAATGGTTCTTGGAACACAATGGTTTGATCTGATCCGAGAACTTCAGCTTGCGAGAGACGAGGGACTCAGGACCAAGTTCGGTGTGGCAGAGAGAAGACGCGGAATACTACGTGGTAATATATGTCGCCCATCCGCTCCGCTTCCGCCCCGCCCGCTGCTATGCGTGTCATGTATCATAACATAGCCCCATGCGCTCTCCACGCCTCTGATTAATCCATCAAGCCGTCCCCTTGGCCGTCCCCCAATTAACAACCCCCAGGTCGCACTATAGCGCCAAAAGTGACCAATTTCTCaaaaatctattttttttctagaATAATAGGTCTACGTGTTTATTATCCTCTTTTACTCTTTAatctacttttcttttattataatataaaGCTTCTATAAAAGtagaattaaaaaataaCGTGTAGCCAAATATAAAACAGCAAGATTTTAGTAAAAAATCTGATAATCCAAAGTTTTGCCCGttagctagatttagtccgccgtagcCCAGGTCACGGGGCAAGTGGAATTGCCTACTTTTAGTTGTCTACCAAATAGAGTAACTGTAGCGCTCTTTCAGTATACTACAATCTATTCAGCGATATATCTACCAGACCTACATTCCTACTTAATTTCATAGAACCCCCTCAACCCATCAAACAACTCCCCAAAAACACCCCCATGCCACCCCCTCACctcctcccactcctccCGCGGCAAACAAACACTAAAcatcctcaaccaacccCCCACAATGAAATCCGCATAGCAGGGTTTATCCCCCAAGATAAACGGTCCCGTCTGATTTCGGACAAACAACCTCGCCAGATCCCCCAGCGTCTTCTCAAACGAGTCCATAATCCCCCGTCTCGCCTCGCCGGTGACATTGAACGCCTCAAATGAGGGCATCCCCGCCCGCCGACAGAACTCCGCCTTCGACGCCTCCGCAGTCTCCGGGTTAAACGGTAACCCCATGACGTTGAGGATCGTGTGCGCCGTAAACGCGGCGTCAACATGCGTATTGAATTCAGCGTAGCGGATGTACCTCTCCCGTCTCGCAACCTCACTAAGCTCAGAAAGCGGAACTAGCATGGCCGTATTGCTAGTCCGGAAATCCAGCTCTACACCCTGAGGAAACAAGTCTCCGCCCACACTGGGGTACGTCTCGTGCATGTACACCGCAATATCGAAAGAGTCGCCGATTTTGGAGTTTGTGGCGGTGTCAACCAGTACAGGGAGGGTGTAGAATTCGCTCCCGTCGGCGAATTTGCGGCCTGCGGGGATACCCAGCGATTTGCGGGTTTTGGCGATGTCTGGCATGTCGATCCATGTTGTTTTGTAGGGGACGGACTTGAAGTTTAGAGTCTGGCGGGtttttgttgggttggggGAACAGGCGTTCTCCGATACGGGCTCGCGCATCAGGATGTCGTAGACAGTCAGTGTGGGAGTGGAAGTGGACATTGTCGATCAGGTGGCTGGCGATGATCAGTATGGGGTGGATATTTGAGAGTCTCTTCCAATCTGTAGATGAACACGTCAAGTACAGTGGAGGTAATGACTTTTTGGCACGCCCCTAGTGCGGGGGGCGGGGTGTACCCGTCCTACCGCCTACTGTTTTTGCAATAGTAAGGGACACAAGcatattatatatatgcaCGCGCGT includes the following:
- a CDS encoding uncharacterized protein (predicted protein), with the protein product MNVLWALFACVWIQHAAAVRYFDQLRVPQTASPWLAIYKIWNDPQRRMSTGLPPRYKRSISSPSRISFTFHRLAKIILCWALQLFIIGPLVPLYFNFTAQDFAPSRKVFLRRLLPLHNNHHLITLREIQIRLFLSIY
- a CDS encoding uncharacterized protein (predicted protein), which codes for MTPGCRSEKIFVAFWTFLLSGLCHVIADWQAGEPCHPHDDLLFFVANFMASALELLVVRRLERVKGYRADHDKDIWSVLLKTTNRVVGYVWVLGFFFWITPKWQYPKLKCSASDTNSVVFDLAAPQGE
- a CDS encoding uncharacterized protein (predicted protein) codes for the protein MSTSTPTLTVYDILMREPVSENACSPNPTKTRQTLNFKSVPYKTTWIDMPDIAKTRKSLGIPAGRKFADGSEFYTLPVLVDTATNSKIGDSFDIAVYMHETYPSVGGDLFPQGVELDFRTSNTAMLVPLSELSEVARRERYIRYAEFNTHVDAAFTAHTILNVMGLPFNPETAEASKAEFCRRAGMPSFEAFNVTGEARRGIMDSFEKTLGDLARLFVRNQTGPFILGDKPCYADFIVGGWLRMFSVCLPREEWEEVRGWHGGVFGELFDGLRGFYEIK